CTTccatggtttaaaataaataataaagatttaaataacatATGACAAACAGCATGGAAATATGGTTACgaatgtaaaatatcaaaaaataaaattttaatatttttatacatagagATGAGAGTAAAATCGAATTGTCAATATGTTTCAAAGTTTTTCTTGGTTTTGTTAATGTGAGCTatcaactattttatataatttaatttgtaactctTTTTAGATTCTTATTAACGATAaagtccagattcaatacagtgttGACCAAgcaaaaacaattctaaaaagttatattattaatatgtttaactttaaatgtaaatgtaatggTGATTAATAGTGGTATATAAGTTCTTTAACCCACAATGGCCTAGTGTAGCCGTATGGACACAGTGGTATCTAGTCATCACACAGACTATTCATTTCTCACTTTACTGTTTGAGCTGCTACGGGATAAGAATGTTTAGTCACTGAATAGATTTAGTTAACCTAAATCCAGTTTTCTCTTGTcctaaaatttaactttacatattCTTTTCAACACAGCAAGAAAGGAAATTTAATATGTCGAAGTATCAAAATGAAGATTAGTGTTTATTATAGAAACGTAATGTGGTATGAGGACTTTTTAATGGTTAATGgcataaaatattactttcaaataaaacttCTCAGTTTGAAATGTGTAAGATATAAATAGTTCTTATCGTAGCATTTGTTTCTAAGAATGGGCTTAGGTTGGTTCTAACTAGTTACTCGTACCCACATGTATTGCTTCAATGTTATCGTATACCTCTCAAGAATTGGATGGCAAACACGTGGAGTAATTAACAGCAATGCAAATTGTTCTAGGATCAAACGTTTTTAACACGATTACCAGAGCACATAAAAGCTAAGGATTTAGAACGTCCCGTACGCAGAAAGCTTCTGAAAGACGCAATGGCTCCAATAGATTAAAATTTCCAGAGATCGAAAAATTGAAGATACCGAAACCTTTTAGACATCAAAAACTTACTGAGGTTGAGGGTTTTAAGATCTTAGGGTATTCAAAATGCAGGAGTCTCCAAGGGCCGAAAGTTTAGTAGCTTCCGCAAGGTTGGAGCTTCCTCAGGTTTGAAGCTTTTAAAAGCCGAGCTTTTCTTGAGGcttttgtaaactttgaaaagttaaaaaagcTTATAGGGATCAGGAGCTTACACCAGTCGGTAGCTCGTAGAGTTTGGAAATACCCATAAAAGGAAACACCCACCCATATGGGTGGGACTGCTTTAACAGTAGTAAAATAGCCAAAGTTCGGATTGGATTAGATACAAACATACCTAACCGGGGTTTCAAGAGAGTTCACTAACTCTCAAACTATCCTAGTATCAGATCAGAATCAGAAAATTTgttgctataaaatatttaatacgtaaTATAGGTCCTGAGCTTCTAGAAATTACCCCAAACTTAGACTCAGAAGGGTCCACGTAAGGCTTACGATGGATATCTAACGTACTGCTGTGGTAGTTacctaaatgtattattttataaaattggttCGTATACAAAAGGAACTGgaggattaaaatgtaacaagcAAAATAAACGAGCTGTAGGATGTTCGTtaagtcaatgtttaaatattcaaacctATTTTGTAAGCGTCAAAGGAGTTTTCTTAAATACCTCTAGCATCGATAATGTAGTGATTCATTAAATTTGCTTTGCACGTCCTTTCTTGATTATGTTAATAAGATCGATTCTTACTACCTTCGTTGTTTTTAAGGAActtcaatattgaaatatttgggaCATTAATGTTTAGTTcctttacttataaataattaaacttcaattacaaatttatgaattGTTTATATGTATTCAAGGTACGCCTTTTTGCATTTACCTTCTTAGAAAAGTGAAAGAATATCCACTTTCAGAATACGAGTTGAGAACGGCTGTTTTATATTGCGCGTGATTCTTTGAGATATATGATACTATGTCATGTCCTTTCAAACAAATTCTTCCCACTATTTTACCTGATCTCAGGTCTGTTCCTTCTGGAGATTCAGCTTATTCTATTTACCtcagtttatttataaaggttaagtatatttcaaattttttaaagggatatattaatattttaagtatataatgtaatatagacTACAACAAATAAAGACTGAGCGTGAGAGAAACCCCTCCCATAAAATTGGCCGGAAAAGACTATAAGTTTTTGGTTCATTGTTCCCCCTAACCACGTGACAGCCGCCCAACATACctttcaaaaagttttacaaatatgcATTTTTTATGCAAGGAAGAAAATAAATCGATTTTTATGACTGATCCAGTTTTTGCTTCAAGAGACTATCAATTTCCAGAAAAAAGTGTTCCTTAAATGGGTAACTTAAAAGCATATAATATTTCTagacttttattaaaaataaacatatgtaagAGATTACAAAAACTCccttgtttgtcctgttttactcacagtaaaaataatttttgtatacttccaaCAGAAGATTCATAGTCACAAAAGGTACCTAAGACAGCTAAAAACCTTGCTTTcagacttaattttaataatttttaatgtaatcaacgGCGTTGTATGTAAATTAGggatgaattttaatataattgtggAATTTACATACTAATACTGAAaagctaatacatttttattataagctatTTTTAGAAGTTTCTTAATGGCGTCAGGCAGGGTCACAACGTGGCTAAAGTGATGGTTCTACCTTAAAACACATGACATGACTTTTGAATTCTTCTCCGGTATGAAATATTTGAGGAAATTTACTGCGAAATTATTGAACGAATTTAAACACGTTTTGCTATGTttagtggtttttattttagaacaaatgAAAAGTACATTTAGAAAGTACGGTTGAAAGGTATTCTGAAAAGTCTTTGAAGACTCGAAAACTTAAAGTGGTTTATTGGCcacttgaatttaatataaaataatttttagttgttcTAAAGATAATGTTGCGTCAACCATTCTAACAAAAAACGCATTTTCATGAATTTTCGCACCTAAATTATAAGTAGAATTAGTAGTACACTACGTCAAATCTAACCACACAGTAGCATAAACGTTACGAgtttaaaaaatagatatatGCCTTGTAATCTACTCTCTAACAGGTGTAGCTTGAACTCGGCGTCTGCAGGGTAGATCGTAGAATGACAGAATAGTAGAATTTCCCTTGGGATAGACTTTGCGAACAAACCTCATCAATCACAAATAACGAGCGGCTCTTGTCAGTTTCTACCACACTCTACGTGCATGACTCAGAGcaaaaattcataactttgatTCAGTTGAACCATCTCTTACAGCGGTGCTTTGATTGTCCACACCTTAGTGATAATGTGTTCACGCCACGCATTGTCCTACTTGCGTTATCGTgacttcaaaaacaaaaatattaatataaaaagtccTGAAGTTGTAGTAAAACGGCTGGAAATCTATTTCCCTTAGTTAGAAAAGTGCAACTCCAGGTATTAACAGCAAAATGTAGTTATGGAAATTCTAAATTGCAATCTAACGATAAGCATGacctaattttaacattaaattacagCATAcccatatatattttatatttatatatacctatatagtttatatatacagtttatttatatataaactttttggggtagatttttctataaaaattggatggcaacttgaaatatttactagttcattgtgtttgttgttttaacatgcaCATTTATGTAGCCTGATTcgaaacatttctaaataaaaataactgatcattacatcagaatagttccatataaatattaaaagagagtgctattatgtttttaaaagattCCATCCCATGATGCTATATGACAAATATGTCATAGATGAAACGTACCCACCCATTTCAGTGGTTGAAGATTTTGTGAGACTAAAAATTTGTCCTCAAATTCACCTATGAATAGGTTGCTATATGAGGGAGCCATTCTGGTGCTCATAGCTGTACCAGAAAtttgtagataatatttttttttaagtttcaaattgttcattgtaaggacgaatcgaattaaattaataaaaaaggtagaCGATGGAACAACAGTATATTTACTACTGTCTAGAACACTCTACGGTCTTCAGACCCTCTTTATATGGTATGTTCGTGTATAGAGCATTTACATTTACAGTTACTAGAATAGCATTTTCTGGAATTGGTTGTTTAACAGTAGTAATTTGTTCAATGAAGTGAGTTGAATTTGTTATATAGGACGGAAATGATTTTACAAACGGTTGGAGTTGATCATCAAATAagctgaaattctttctgttggactCCCGTAGCTAGAAACAATAGGTCTACCAATTACATATATTGCCAATAAGGTTTAATGACTTTAAGTAGTACGGTTTACAATGTCCTGACCATTTAAATTATGTGATGCTCGAGGTTTATTACAGATATTAGGCATATAATACTACATAGAAGTTTGAAATTTGTGTAATAACTAATGGCTACACGACTCTGAAATATCCGTTAGAGCTCTCTTAATTGTGGCAACAAGTTCACTTTAATTAATAACCTTTCCTTTGAGGCAAGCACGTCTTTACACTGTATCTCCACTGGGGCTGCCTTTTACTTATTCTCTgtactataattaaattatttcgtcaaaggtaatttataaaaaatagtaaacattgaaataaaactattataaacttagcactttaaattctataaatataactGAAAGTGCTCATACTTTATAAAGTTAGaagtattacttaaaattaattaagtataaagtttcaaattaattattcgTCCAACGCAACTagataaatgtttcatttatttctCATCTCAGTTTATAACCTCATTAGTATTTACATCACATTATACATTTCACTACTTTATGAACATACATTATCGATGAAACGAATGATATTTACAATAGGTATGATTTGAAACATAATCGTTGAGCTATGGTATTTCCAAAAATAGAAAGACACTCAAGATAATTTGttgcattattaattttagttaatctAAGAAACATTTCACTatcgtaatataataatatttaaggttTATATAGCGTACACTTTTAGTTAAAAGCAGAAGTGAACTTCATTAGTCAATTTATCGTCAAGCACTGTACCACAAGATTTGTCATCCACCATAGCACgatttgaaaaagaaaagttCAAGGTCCGAATCCTTGCACAATTCACTTTTTGTTGTGATGAACGATTTCTCAACAACAGTACTATTAAAAAATCTCTGAAATCAGTGTTCAACACTGTGTACACAATGGGATTGAACATTGAGTTTGAATAGCCTAGCCAAGTGAACACCTTGAAGGTTCCAGGAGAGACACAGGTTTTGCAGAACGCGACGAGGATGTTGGCGCAGAAGAAGGGGAGCCAACACACGAGGAATATGCCCATTAGGACGCCGATTGTGAGAGGGGCCTTGTGATCACCAGGGTGGCAGACCAGGGCGATGGTCTTGTAGTGGCGTCGGGATGTGAGGTAGAGTCGGCTATAGATGGAGACCATGACCACGCAGGGCAGGCAAAAGCTCAGGATAGATGAGACGACGGCGTAGACAGGTGAAAGGTCCATGACACACGAACAGGATGATGATGGATTTTTTGGAATTGAGGAGTGATGAATCCCCATGGAGACTGGGAACACAGAAATGACTGCAGATACAATCCACAGTGCTCCGATGGAACTCACCACAGTCTTCTTGGTAACCATCACGGTATATCTGAAAAGTCATAATAATTTGTAGTTTGCAAAAATACTCACACTAACGTTGATTAGACAATGGTTGTGACCATGTTATTGGAACcctatcaaaaattaaaatattggcaTCTTCACGTTGCTCCTTTGGTTGTCATTAGTTGTAGGTTGCTCCACAATTTTTAACAACTTGACGGAGTTAAAGCGCCACATGGGTTTTGAGTTTGAGAAATATTTCAGGTTAAAATAACAATGTGGTTGAGGTCAGGgtttataaattaatctaattaaacTATGGCagtaagttaaattatttattagcacTAATGAGAGTGTACCGAAAGGATTTTTTGTGGTGTTgatataaagaaagaaagaaagaaagaaagaaagaaaatatttatttcccaaaaataaaacatagttaatacataataaacaataacagatatgtatacaataaagtccttgacctgccagggtgtcgaccagaaaaaatatgctataagatttacactaagataattgaagctcacagaattaaaatattaatatttacatagacatcaatataatctaaaagtttaacttaactgttttcctagaatgtactaaaattaaaataaaaaataaaaaaacacgttttggttaactaacatacttaaaatactctcccccagctctaaaataattcatctttttttttatattttgggaaatataatatacctctAAAGGCAAGCCTGTAGTATTAGTAGTATATACATTACTAGATAATAGGCTTAGTAATTTTGGTCAGTAAAATGTATGGTAACTTACTGGAAGGGGTCCTTGATGTGGAGATACCGCTCCAGAGAGATAGCGCACAGGTTGAGGATAGAGGCGGTGGAACACATGATGTCCACGCAGATCCAGACACTGCAGAGGGTCGGACCAAACACCCAGTAGCCGAGGACGTCGTTGACCCCGGCGAAGGTCATGACGAGCACAGCCACCAGGAGGTCAGAGACTGCCAGAGAGGCGAGGAAGAGGTTCTCGACCCGCCGTAGCTTGGAGTTCTTGTAGATGGCTAGACAGACTAGCGTGTTACCCGCCACAGACGCGGATATCAGGAGACAGACGATTGTACCTGCAAAGCCGGTTGATAGGTTTACTAAACAGATATTGATAATGTCAataagttttgttgaaattaataagTAGATTAGTTAAAGTGTTTAAACAGTAAACTAACTTTATAACGAAATAATCAGTATTGCATAATATATACCAATGCATATTTGTGAGACTGTAGTTAGCATCTTGTCCTGAACTCATCTTAAAGAGTATCCTTGCTCGATCTACGAAGATTGAATAGGATGTCATCTGTGAACATAATACGTATTACAAATTATGCTcagatttttattcaaaatattattctacgttccaaaatagtttttatcttttACTTTGTAACGACTCATAAGTTTTTAAACGTAATAATTGCTACGCTATATGAAGCAGGATCACGCCAGCCCACGCGTcctgtaacaggcttcactgaagtagcatgcaaaacttcaaatccACAGCTCAATTCTCGAGATAATTAATTGAGACAGTCATGCTACAGATAGTCTCAAGCAGAATGTTGCCAGCCCTTATAGAGATATATGTAACATTTCAATTGGTAAAACTCAATTCGTTATCGAGATATCATCATAGgttttgctaacgttcagccaaatcccatggagagacaTGGGGCAGTCATTGAACTCTTATGTAAGTTGCAAATAAACCGAAATCGTAGAACGTAACAGGACgaaacgaatatatttttaaccagtAAAAAAGTAATCTCATTACGTGTGTTGCtgtatcacatgttaaaatcataTAGTTTTACCTAGTTTGTCtattaataaaggttttaacGGTGGCCGTCAAGGTTACCcaaaaaatcaaagtaaaaatgtttgataaaactCACCCGAAACCCACGGAGTGATATGCACAATCATTGTActgatgttgcttatatagaaatttaGCTGCATGCACAATTAAATTCTATATGTAAGTTGCCAGTTCATACTCGAGATTatatgcggacagacagacacacagataGAAGAGAAAATTTTCCAGCTTCCTTCAGAGACATGCTTTAGTAATGCTCAGCCAgttgtataattttctttacaataccATCAattaaatgatacattttatgtacaatttcagcgacaaattgtaaaatatattgtgttctAAAAATAGTTATCAATTTGGAATTAACTGTAGAGTTAACATCAGCGTTACAGTGTGACAAGATCGTTCGTATAATTAACTGGTTGAGTTAGATTACTGTGCATGTATTTACTCCATACACAATTATAAAACCTTGTATGCTTGTATAAAAAGAACTTGAAAGCGAGTCGCACATAGAAACATGTAATGATTTTAAAGAGATGACAAACaaagtattattgtttattttaacaccaCATTTTACTTACTAGAAAGGCTCAAAGGATTAAACAACAATTTAATGTTATGATGCattttgcaaattattttgtacaataagaCATTCTAAAAGCCAATGTTATGATACGTAATGGCTC
The Homalodisca vitripennis isolate AUS2020 chromosome 4, UT_GWSS_2.1, whole genome shotgun sequence DNA segment above includes these coding regions:
- the LOC124359433 gene encoding dopamine receptor 1-like, whose amino-acid sequence is MLTTVSQICIGTIVCLLISASVAGNTLVCLAIYKNSKLRRVENLFLASLAVSDLLVAVLVMTFAGVNDVLGYWVFGPTLCSVWICVDIMCSTASILNLCAISLERYLHIKDPFQYTVMVTKKTVVSSIGALWIVSAVISVFPVSMGIHHSSIPKNPSSSCSCVMDLSPVYAVVSSILSFCLPCVVMVSIYSRLYLTSRRHYKTIALVCHPGDHKAPLTIGVLMGIFLVCWLPFFCANILVAFCKTCVSPGTFKVFTWLGYSNSMFNPIVYTVLNTDFRDFLIVLLLRNRSSQQKVNCARIRTLNFSFSNRAMVDDKSCGTVLDDKLTNEVHFCF